One region of Chryseobacterium sp. C-71 genomic DNA includes:
- a CDS encoding IS110 family transposase, whose amino-acid sequence MEKVFIGIDISKLTLDVFVKGGSKTQHYQIENNSKAIKKFFKSFSNTADTVVGMENTGRYNFELYEVLSNMDLLVFVINPLHLKKSIGFLRGKNDKLDSQRICIFLEKNHMDLEPWIAKSSEIQKISLLNAERRHRVKIKAGLLRQMKDLSFLKNHTDKEIIKLNKQLILLLDKQIKTVEKKMVEIIESNVELKDQYKRIQTVPGVGKVLATMLIVKTNGFTEIQSARKMACYSGVVPFDHRSGSSIYYKPRVSTMADKELKKILHLAALSSIRLKNDLASYFQRKVLEGKNKMSVLNAIRNKIIHRVYALIKNNSVYKNNLLMS is encoded by the coding sequence ATGGAAAAAGTTTTTATTGGAATTGACATTAGTAAACTAACTCTGGATGTTTTCGTTAAGGGAGGTTCTAAAACACAGCATTATCAAATTGAGAATAATTCGAAAGCTATCAAAAAGTTTTTCAAAAGTTTCTCCAATACTGCAGATACCGTTGTAGGAATGGAAAATACAGGAAGGTATAATTTTGAACTTTACGAAGTTCTAAGTAATATGGACCTTTTAGTTTTTGTTATAAATCCACTTCATTTAAAGAAAAGCATCGGTTTTTTAAGGGGTAAGAATGATAAACTCGACAGTCAGAGAATTTGTATTTTTTTGGAGAAAAACCACATGGATTTAGAGCCTTGGATTGCTAAATCTTCAGAGATTCAAAAGATAAGTTTACTCAATGCAGAACGTAGACACAGAGTAAAAATAAAAGCAGGTTTATTAAGACAGATGAAAGATTTAAGCTTTCTTAAAAATCATACAGATAAGGAAATTATAAAACTTAATAAACAATTGATTTTACTTTTAGACAAGCAGATTAAAACAGTTGAGAAAAAGATGGTAGAGATTATTGAATCGAATGTAGAATTGAAGGATCAATATAAAAGAATACAGACTGTCCCAGGTGTTGGAAAAGTATTGGCTACTATGCTAATTGTTAAAACTAATGGATTTACAGAGATTCAATCGGCAAGAAAGATGGCTTGTTATTCAGGGGTAGTTCCGTTTGATCATCGCTCAGGTTCATCAATCTATTACAAACCTCGAGTCTCTACGATGGCTGATAAGGAATTAAAAAAGATTTTACATTTAGCTGCGTTGAGCTCCATAAGATTGAAAAATGATCTCGCTTCATATTTTCAAAGAAAGGTTTTAGAGGGAAAGAATAAAATGTCTGTCTTAAATGCAATTAGAAATAAAATCATACACAGAGTTTATGCTTTGATAAAAAATAATTCTGTGTATAAAAATAATTTGCTTATGTCATAG
- a CDS encoding helix-turn-helix domain-containing protein: MAKTKETSTNNQNKIFIADCNVTYAVHLVGGRWKLPILLQLEKEKKRFGELKKIISNITERMLTLQLRELEKDGLVTRTVYAEVPPRVEYELTNIGKELMPVCTELHQWGAKHKMGLIESDNDKIK; encoded by the coding sequence ATGGCAAAAACTAAAGAAACCTCGACAAACAATCAGAATAAAATTTTTATTGCCGATTGCAACGTAACATACGCCGTTCACTTGGTTGGAGGCAGGTGGAAACTTCCTATTTTATTACAATTGGAAAAAGAGAAAAAGCGTTTCGGAGAATTAAAAAAAATAATTTCCAATATTACCGAAAGAATGCTCACGCTCCAGTTAAGAGAATTGGAAAAGGATGGTTTGGTGACAAGAACAGTGTATGCGGAAGTTCCGCCAAGAGTTGAGTATGAATTAACGAATATTGGAAAGGAACTGATGCCTGTTTGCACAGAACTGCATCAATGGGGAGCAAAGCATAAAATGGGATTAATTGAAAGTGATAACGATAAAATAAAATAA
- a CDS encoding Gfo/Idh/MocA family protein: MKTNRIRVGIIGVNPDSHWASKSHIPALKFLEDDFEILGVANTTYESAKRASEAFQIPYAFQNAEALINSPEIDLVIVTVKVPYHFELVKAALDSGKHVYCEHPLGNGLKETQLLAEIASKKNVVAVVGTQMVVAPEILYLKQIIKDGFVGKVLSTTLIGSGGNWGNETVADLSYLSDKNNGATMLTIPLAHTLAGVTRVLGSFSELRSKMTSNFDTVKVLETGEVKPKTAEDQIMIIGTLDNGAAISVHYRGGISRGTNLLWEINGTEGDIQVRGDLGHGQLVPLSIFGAKGTEKELQLIKVPADVMNNFPEDPMVGSVARIYKLLADDIRNNTRKAPSFYDAVQLFELLNTIELSANKLD; the protein is encoded by the coding sequence ATGAAAACAAATCGTATCAGAGTCGGAATTATTGGTGTAAATCCCGATAGCCATTGGGCATCAAAATCACATATACCTGCCTTAAAGTTTTTAGAAGATGATTTTGAAATTCTTGGTGTTGCAAATACGACCTACGAAAGTGCAAAAAGAGCTTCCGAAGCATTCCAAATTCCTTATGCATTTCAGAATGCAGAAGCACTGATCAACTCTCCAGAAATAGATTTAGTAATCGTTACGGTGAAAGTACCTTATCATTTTGAGTTGGTAAAAGCTGCTTTGGATTCAGGCAAACACGTTTATTGTGAACATCCACTTGGAAATGGCTTAAAGGAAACCCAACTTTTAGCGGAGATAGCTTCAAAGAAAAATGTTGTGGCAGTTGTAGGAACTCAGATGGTGGTAGCACCCGAAATTTTGTATTTGAAGCAAATCATTAAGGATGGTTTTGTAGGAAAAGTTCTATCTACAACATTGATTGGTTCCGGCGGAAATTGGGGAAACGAGACCGTTGCAGATTTATCTTATTTGTCGGATAAAAATAATGGTGCAACCATGCTAACGATACCATTGGCACATACATTAGCTGGTGTTACCCGTGTCTTGGGAAGTTTTTCGGAGCTCCGTTCCAAAATGACAAGCAATTTTGATACAGTGAAAGTATTGGAAACAGGTGAAGTAAAACCGAAAACAGCAGAAGACCAAATTATGATAATCGGTACATTAGATAATGGTGCAGCTATTTCTGTACATTATCGTGGTGGCATTTCAAGAGGTACTAATCTATTATGGGAAATTAACGGAACAGAGGGTGATATACAGGTAAGAGGCGATTTGGGACACGGACAATTGGTGCCTCTCTCTATCTTTGGAGCGAAAGGAACCGAGAAAGAACTCCAGCTAATAAAAGTACCTGCGGATGTTATGAATAATTTCCCCGAAGATCCAATGGTAGGAAGTGTTGCCCGAATCTATAAGTTGCTCGCAGATGACATTAGAAACAATACTCGGAAAGCACCTTCCTTTTATGATGCGGTACAACTTTTTGAATTGCTGAATACTATAGAACTTTCTGCGAATAAGCTCGACTGA
- a CDS encoding IS110 family transposase, whose amino-acid sequence MEKVFIGIDISKLTLDVFVKGGSKTQHYQIENNSKAIKKFFKSFSNTADTVVGMENTGRYNFELYEVLSNMDLLVFVINPLHLKKSIGFLRGKNDKLDSQRICIFLEKNHMDLEPWIAKSSEIQKISLLNAERRHRVKIKAGLLRQMKDLSFLKNHTDKEIIKLNKQLILLLDKQIKTVEKKMVEIIESNVELKDQYKRIQTVPGVGKVLATMLIVKTNGFTEIQSARKMACYSGVVPFDHRSGSSIYYKPRVSTMADKELKKILHLAALSSIRLKNDLASYFQRKVLEGKNKMSVLNAIRNKIIHRVYALIKNNSVYKNNLLMS is encoded by the coding sequence ATGGAAAAAGTTTTTATTGGAATTGACATTAGTAAACTAACTCTGGATGTTTTCGTTAAGGGAGGTTCTAAAACACAGCATTATCAAATTGAGAATAATTCGAAAGCTATCAAAAAGTTTTTCAAAAGTTTCTCCAATACTGCAGATACCGTTGTAGGAATGGAAAATACAGGAAGGTATAATTTTGAACTTTACGAAGTTCTAAGTAATATGGACCTTTTAGTTTTTGTTATAAATCCACTTCATTTAAAGAAAAGCATCGGTTTTTTAAGGGGTAAGAATGATAAACTCGACAGTCAGAGAATTTGTATTTTTTTGGAGAAAAACCACATGGATTTAGAGCCTTGGATTGCTAAATCTTCAGAGATTCAAAAGATAAGTTTACTCAATGCAGAACGTAGACACAGAGTAAAAATAAAAGCAGGTTTATTAAGACAGATGAAAGATTTAAGCTTTCTTAAAAATCATACAGATAAGGAAATTATAAAACTTAATAAACAATTGATTTTACTTTTAGACAAGCAGATTAAAACAGTTGAGAAAAAGATGGTAGAGATTATTGAATCGAATGTAGAATTGAAGGATCAATATAAAAGAATACAGACTGTCCCAGGTGTTGGAAAAGTATTGGCTACTATGCTAATTGTTAAAACTAATGGATTTACAGAGATTCAATCGGCAAGAAAGATGGCTTGTTATTCAGGGGTAGTTCCGTTTGATCATCGCTCAGGTTCATCAATCTATTACAAACCTCGAGTCTCTACGATGGCTGATAAGGAATTAAAAAAGATTTTACATTTAGCTGCGTTGAGCTCCATAAGATTGAAAAATGATCTCGCTTCATATTTTCAAAGAAAGGTTTTAGAGGGAAAGAATAAAATGTCTGTCTTAAATGCAATTAGAAATAAAATCATACACAGAGTTTATGCTCTGATAAAAAATAATTCTGTGTATAAAAATAATTTGCTTATGTCATAG
- a CDS encoding AAA family ATPase: protein MKLIELAKELNVSPESIKQFIQDFDLDLIDCISTQFEVKEDFEKFARENIDFLKQYENDLDENKTVDQIAETINQPKEKIEKAMREGQTNIYDNGFFRSSVSSYGIDNKLGGNYQFVYNYFGNKTKLQQRDFIGYRDLFFYISGVLEPFLNPQQIKDWGINKPVGIILYGPPGSGKIFWATKIAEIINYKFKEVKKHYLGTSFVDGIQTNFNDFLLKMMKEDKVLLFLEDFDEIMMARSAENNVASCNLESQEVILHYISKFESEDVLMVGSANSVADIDKEILAPGRFDVVIPVFPPNAAERSEIILYSMTKNLDKDSLLFKILKNNKADKIPFWSNIASKMKVFSNTMLIDFTQSLKKRIKNRYQKTKNEKLIIDETLLNGALRDAGAKLTEEYLNQIAQFLNDVIINNLDDFQMRIHSLKSELESYKEVEIPRREIGFQHNDESEA from the coding sequence ATGAAGTTAATAGAACTTGCAAAAGAATTGAATGTGTCACCGGAAAGCATCAAACAGTTTATTCAGGATTTTGATCTGGATCTGATTGATTGTATATCGACTCAATTTGAAGTGAAAGAAGATTTTGAAAAATTTGCCCGCGAAAACATAGATTTTTTAAAGCAATATGAGAATGATTTAGACGAAAACAAAACAGTCGATCAAATAGCAGAAACCATCAATCAGCCGAAAGAAAAGATTGAAAAAGCGATGCGTGAAGGTCAAACCAATATTTATGACAACGGATTTTTTCGCTCGTCGGTTTCAAGTTATGGAATTGATAATAAATTAGGCGGCAATTATCAATTTGTCTACAATTATTTTGGCAATAAAACCAAGCTTCAGCAAAGAGATTTTATCGGTTACAGAGATTTATTCTTTTATATTTCAGGGGTTTTGGAGCCGTTTTTAAATCCGCAACAAATCAAAGATTGGGGTATCAACAAACCTGTAGGGATTATTTTGTACGGCCCTCCGGGAAGTGGTAAGATTTTTTGGGCAACTAAAATTGCTGAAATCATCAATTATAAATTTAAAGAAGTCAAGAAACATTACTTAGGAACCTCATTTGTTGACGGAATTCAAACCAATTTCAACGATTTTCTTTTAAAAATGATGAAAGAAGATAAGGTTTTGCTATTTCTTGAAGATTTTGATGAAATCATGATGGCGAGAAGTGCTGAAAATAATGTCGCTTCCTGCAATCTTGAATCTCAGGAAGTGATTCTTCATTACATTTCAAAATTTGAAAGCGAGGATGTTCTTATGGTGGGTTCAGCCAATTCGGTTGCGGATATTGATAAAGAAATTCTGGCACCTGGGAGATTTGATGTTGTAATTCCTGTTTTTCCTCCTAATGCTGCGGAAAGATCAGAGATTATTCTATATTCAATGACTAAAAATTTGGATAAAGATTCTCTGCTTTTTAAAATACTTAAAAATAACAAAGCTGATAAAATTCCTTTTTGGAGCAATATTGCATCTAAAATGAAAGTCTTCAGCAACACCATGTTAATTGATTTTACCCAAAGCTTAAAGAAACGGATTAAAAACCGTTACCAGAAAACAAAAAACGAAAAGTTAATCATTGATGAGACTCTTTTAAATGGTGCTTTGCGTGATGCGGGTGCAAAATTAACCGAAGAATATCTCAACCAAATTGCTCAGTTTTTAAATGATGTTATCATCAATAATTTAGATGATTTCCAGATGCGAATTCATTCTCTAAAATCTGAGTTGGAATCTTACAAAGAGGTGGAAATACCGAGAAGAGAAATAGGTTTTCAGCACAATGATGAAAGTGAGGCTTAA
- a CDS encoding ABC transporter ATP-binding protein produces the protein MEKVLSVKNLTKKFKRVVVNNISFDVERGNVYGLLGPNGSGKSTTFGMLLSTINPTSGDWFWFGKKGTDSETLKKIGAIIEQPNFYPYLSAETNLKIVAEIKGTPHTRIDEVLNTVGLLERKKDTFKTFSLGMKQRLAIASSLLNNPEVLILDEPTNGLDPEGIIQIREIIGSIAKQGITIIIASHLLDEIEKICSHVIVLKEGNAIYSGSVDGMTTNTGFFELKADNNTSLLSALEELQWFTLVKIDGEIIKAQIRDDASISASGLNQKLAEKGIFLSHLAKKKQSLETQFLELVKNK, from the coding sequence ATGGAAAAAGTTTTATCGGTCAAAAATCTGACTAAAAAATTCAAGAGAGTTGTTGTCAACAATATTTCCTTTGATGTGGAAAGAGGCAACGTGTACGGACTTCTCGGCCCGAACGGAAGCGGAAAATCTACTACTTTCGGAATGCTTCTCTCCACAATCAATCCCACAAGTGGTGACTGGTTTTGGTTTGGCAAAAAAGGGACAGATTCTGAAACGCTGAAAAAAATAGGCGCCATTATCGAGCAACCTAACTTTTATCCATATTTAAGTGCTGAAACTAATCTTAAAATTGTTGCTGAAATCAAAGGAACCCCGCACACAAGAATTGACGAAGTTCTGAATACTGTCGGACTTTTAGAAAGAAAAAAAGATACTTTCAAAACCTTTTCTTTAGGAATGAAACAGCGTTTGGCAATCGCATCGTCTTTGCTGAATAATCCTGAAGTTTTGATCTTAGATGAGCCTACAAACGGTTTAGACCCTGAAGGAATCATCCAAATCAGAGAAATTATCGGGTCGATTGCAAAACAGGGCATCACGATTATCATCGCAAGTCACCTTTTGGATGAGATCGAAAAAATATGCAGCCATGTGATTGTTTTGAAAGAAGGAAACGCCATCTACTCAGGAAGCGTAGACGGAATGACCACCAACACCGGATTTTTTGAATTAAAAGCTGACAACAATACTTCACTTTTAAGTGCTTTGGAAGAACTTCAGTGGTTTACTTTAGTGAAAATTGATGGTGAAATAATTAAAGCTCAGATTCGTGATGATGCTTCGATTTCCGCATCAGGATTAAACCAAAAATTGGCTGAGAAAGGTATTTTCTTATCCCATTTAGCTAAGAAAAAACAATCGCTTGAAACTCAATTCCTTGAACTTGTAAAAAACAAATAA
- a CDS encoding ABC transporter permease: MMKLLKLEYYKNLNYRPFKVFTIFYFAILIALLCIGLFDFELFGETINLKEQGIYNFPEIWNFTTYIVGLLKIFLGLIIVFSISQEFSNRMFKQNTIDGLSREEFIGSKLLTITIFTLISTIIVFAITLFLGNSYSTVTDSEMVYKEIFFVGNYFVKLFSFFCFLMFLSILLRKSIFVFLAFFVIWIGESILGGIETFSKVSGMQGTQRNEVLQNEFFFSKLLPLESMSSLIPNPMLRLNLAKAMGLKYEFTYPTESLIACLVWCAIFIVGSYWILKKRDW; the protein is encoded by the coding sequence ATGATGAAACTATTAAAACTAGAATATTATAAAAACTTGAATTACAGACCATTTAAGGTTTTCACGATCTTTTATTTTGCCATTTTAATTGCGCTGCTATGTATCGGTTTATTCGATTTTGAACTGTTTGGCGAAACCATTAATTTAAAAGAGCAAGGCATCTACAACTTCCCTGAAATCTGGAATTTCACTACTTATATTGTTGGTTTGCTGAAGATTTTCTTAGGTCTAATTATTGTTTTTTCCATCTCACAGGAATTCAGCAACAGAATGTTTAAGCAAAATACCATTGACGGGCTGAGCAGAGAAGAATTTATTGGTTCAAAATTGTTGACGATTACCATCTTTACACTTATTTCTACAATTATCGTGTTTGCAATTACCTTGTTTTTAGGTAACAGTTATTCTACAGTAACGGATTCTGAAATGGTTTACAAAGAAATATTTTTTGTTGGAAATTATTTCGTTAAATTGTTTTCATTCTTCTGTTTCCTGATGTTTCTCTCCATTTTATTAAGAAAATCGATCTTTGTATTTTTAGCATTTTTTGTGATCTGGATTGGCGAATCAATTCTTGGTGGTATTGAAACGTTCTCCAAAGTAAGCGGAATGCAGGGAACACAAAGAAATGAAGTTCTTCAAAACGAATTTTTCTTCAGCAAGCTTTTACCTTTAGAAAGCATGTCAAGTTTAATTCCGAACCCTATGCTCAGATTGAATTTAGCAAAAGCTATGGGTTTGAAATATGAATTCACCTACCCTACAGAAAGTTTAATTGCTTGTCTGGTTTGGTGTGCCATTTTCATCGTTGGTTCTTACTGGATTTTAAAGAAAAGAGATTGGTAA
- the alaS gene encoding alanine--tRNA ligase, whose protein sequence is MTSQEIRQQFLDYFKSKNHLIVPSAPIVLKDDPTLMFSNSGMTQFKDYFLGYKEPKASRIADTQKCLRVSGKHNDLDDVGRDTYHHTMFEMLGNWSFGDYFKKEAISWAWELLTEVYGIPKENLYVTIFEGDEKENLDRDTEAYDLWKQFISEDRIINGNKKDNFWEMGASGPCGPCSEIHVDLRSAEEKAKISGLELVNNDHPQVVEIWNLVFMQFNRKADGSLENLPARHIDTGMGFERLCMALQQKESNYDTDVFTPLIAKVEELSGKKYTGILTDEKDIAIRVVVDHIRAVSFAIADGQLPSNGGAGYVIRRILRRGISYAYRFLDRKEPFLFELVAVLQNQMGEFFPELDKQGKLVTEVIKSEEESFLKTIETGLIRVEKLIQQTISDGKKVLPTQEVFELYDTYGFPDDLTRIIAEEKGLTIDIPGFKAKRKEQQERSKKDSASKVYDWVVLEEKPETFVGYDQIETETYITRYRKVENKDGEFYQIVLSNSPFYPEGGGQIGDKGVLENAVESFEVLETKKENGLIISLINGLPKDAGAVFYAKVNASERKNSQANHSVTHLLHEALREVLGTHVEQKGSFVGPDYLRFDFSHFSKMTEEELALIEEKVNAKIKENIALQEFRNIPIQEAIDKGAMALFGEKYGDSVRMIQFGSSKELCGGTHVQHTSEIGHFKINSESSAAAGIRRIEAISGDKSEEYFKSLEKQVVELSQLLKSKDIVKSIEKLIEENSALKSEVESLKKEKAKGEIGDWKTAYEHKGDKQLLVKKTSLDAGSVKDIVFQLKKEIPTSVTIVLSDYDGKPMITVGISDDLATSYQAGTIVKDLAKEIQGGGGGNPGFATAGGKNLDGLENAYQKALNL, encoded by the coding sequence ATGACTTCACAGGAAATAAGACAACAGTTTTTAGACTATTTTAAAAGTAAAAACCACCTCATCGTCCCTTCAGCGCCTATCGTGTTGAAAGATGATCCTACGCTGATGTTTTCCAATTCTGGAATGACGCAGTTCAAAGATTATTTTTTAGGATACAAAGAGCCTAAAGCCTCAAGAATTGCCGATACTCAAAAATGTTTAAGAGTTTCCGGGAAGCATAATGATTTGGATGATGTGGGTCGTGATACCTATCATCATACGATGTTTGAGATGTTGGGGAACTGGTCTTTTGGCGATTATTTCAAAAAAGAAGCCATCTCGTGGGCTTGGGAATTGTTGACGGAAGTTTACGGAATTCCTAAAGAAAATTTGTACGTCACTATTTTTGAAGGTGATGAAAAAGAAAATTTAGATAGAGATACTGAAGCGTATGATTTGTGGAAACAGTTCATTTCTGAAGACCGAATCATCAACGGAAATAAGAAAGATAATTTCTGGGAAATGGGTGCAAGCGGACCTTGCGGACCTTGTTCGGAGATTCACGTTGATTTGAGAAGTGCAGAGGAGAAAGCTAAAATTTCCGGATTGGAATTGGTTAACAATGATCATCCGCAAGTTGTGGAAATCTGGAATCTAGTATTCATGCAGTTCAACAGAAAAGCTGACGGCTCTCTTGAAAATCTTCCTGCAAGACACATTGATACAGGAATGGGATTTGAGCGTCTATGTATGGCTTTACAGCAAAAAGAATCCAATTATGATACTGATGTTTTCACACCTTTGATTGCTAAAGTGGAAGAACTTTCAGGAAAAAAATATACAGGAATTTTAACGGACGAAAAAGATATTGCGATCCGTGTTGTGGTAGATCACATCAGAGCTGTTTCGTTTGCGATTGCAGACGGACAGTTGCCTTCAAACGGAGGAGCTGGTTATGTGATCAGAAGAATTTTAAGAAGAGGAATTTCTTACGCTTATAGATTTTTAGACAGAAAAGAACCTTTCCTCTTTGAATTGGTGGCTGTACTTCAAAACCAAATGGGAGAATTCTTCCCGGAACTGGATAAGCAAGGAAAATTGGTCACTGAGGTGATTAAGAGTGAAGAAGAATCTTTCTTAAAAACGATTGAAACTGGTTTGATAAGAGTTGAAAAATTAATTCAGCAGACTATTTCTGATGGTAAAAAAGTATTGCCAACGCAGGAAGTTTTTGAATTATACGACACGTACGGTTTCCCTGATGATCTAACGAGAATTATTGCAGAAGAAAAAGGTTTGACAATTGACATACCTGGATTTAAAGCTAAAAGAAAAGAACAACAAGAACGTTCTAAAAAAGACTCAGCTTCAAAGGTTTACGACTGGGTTGTTTTGGAAGAAAAACCAGAAACTTTCGTAGGTTACGATCAAATCGAAACGGAAACTTACATTACAAGATACAGAAAAGTAGAAAATAAAGATGGCGAATTTTATCAGATCGTGCTGAGCAACTCCCCTTTCTATCCTGAAGGTGGTGGACAAATCGGTGATAAAGGCGTTTTGGAAAATGCAGTTGAAAGCTTTGAAGTTTTAGAAACCAAAAAAGAAAATGGACTGATCATTTCTTTAATCAACGGACTTCCGAAAGATGCTGGAGCTGTTTTCTATGCTAAAGTAAATGCAAGCGAAAGAAAAAACTCCCAGGCAAACCACTCAGTAACCCACTTGTTGCACGAAGCTTTGAGAGAAGTTCTGGGAACTCACGTTGAACAGAAAGGTTCATTTGTTGGTCCAGATTATCTGCGTTTTGACTTCTCGCATTTCAGTAAAATGACTGAAGAAGAATTGGCTTTGATTGAAGAAAAAGTCAATGCAAAAATTAAAGAAAATATCGCTCTTCAGGAGTTTAGAAATATTCCGATTCAGGAGGCGATTGACAAAGGTGCGATGGCATTATTTGGTGAAAAATATGGTGACAGCGTGAGAATGATCCAATTCGGAAGTTCAAAAGAATTGTGCGGTGGAACTCACGTACAACATACCAGCGAAATCGGTCATTTTAAAATCAATTCTGAAAGTTCTGCTGCTGCAGGAATCAGAAGAATTGAAGCGATTTCCGGAGACAAATCTGAAGAGTATTTCAAGAGTTTAGAAAAACAGGTTGTTGAACTTTCTCAATTGTTGAAATCTAAAGACATTGTAAAATCAATTGAGAAATTAATCGAAGAAAATTCAGCCTTAAAATCTGAAGTTGAATCTCTGAAAAAAGAAAAAGCAAAAGGCGAAATCGGCGACTGGAAAACGGCTTACGAACACAAAGGCGACAAACAGCTTTTGGTAAAGAAAACATCGTTGGATGCAGGTTCGGTAAAAGATATTGTATTCCAACTGAAGAAAGAAATCCCTACTTCTGTGACGATTGTTTTATCAGATTACGACGGAAAACCAATGATTACCGTTGGAATTTCCGATGATCTGGCAACAAGTTATCAGGCTGGAACAATTGTGAAAGATTTAGCAAAAGAAATCCAAGGCGGTGGCGGCGGAAATCCTGGCTTCGCAACAGCAGGAGGTAAAAATCTTGATGGTTTAGAAAATGCTTATCAGAAGGCTTTGAATCTTTAA